A single window of Candidatus Poribacteria bacterium DNA harbors:
- a CDS encoding zinc-binding dehydrogenase: protein MKAVVKYGLKDKNVELREVPEPSIGPTDVLLEVGAAGVCGSDIEFWRNKITYPINVPVIQGHEFCGTIREVGSDVRAYRPGERVVSETSAVICGVCRFCRAGEYNLCPDRKGFGYGVDGAFTRYVRVPQRCLHRIPEGVPFEHAALTEPIAVAYNALCVKSEIVPGETVVVLGPGPIGLFSAQIAKIRGARVIVSGLSIDARRLAAAEEIGFDAVIDSEKHYLVAVVLGRTGGDGASLVVDAAGGNGAIAQAVEMVRRNGQITKIAWNRDPLGISLDPIVAKAVRLQGTYSHTWQTWENVLSLLETGAVNMKAMVTHILPITEWEHAFEAAEERHAVKAVLHPA from the coding sequence ATGAAAGCTGTCGTCAAGTACGGGCTGAAGGACAAGAACGTCGAACTCCGCGAAGTGCCGGAGCCGAGTATCGGGCCCACCGACGTGCTCCTCGAAGTCGGCGCCGCCGGCGTCTGTGGCAGCGATATCGAGTTCTGGCGCAACAAGATCACCTACCCGATCAACGTCCCGGTCATCCAGGGACATGAGTTCTGCGGCACGATCCGCGAGGTGGGGAGCGACGTCCGCGCCTATCGTCCCGGCGAGCGGGTCGTCAGCGAGACGTCGGCGGTCATCTGCGGCGTCTGCCGGTTCTGCCGCGCCGGCGAGTACAACCTCTGCCCCGACCGCAAGGGCTTCGGATACGGCGTCGATGGCGCGTTCACGCGCTACGTCCGCGTGCCGCAGCGCTGCCTGCACCGCATTCCCGAAGGCGTCCCCTTCGAGCACGCCGCCCTGACGGAACCCATCGCCGTCGCCTACAACGCCCTGTGCGTCAAGAGCGAGATCGTCCCCGGCGAGACGGTCGTCGTGCTGGGACCCGGACCCATCGGGCTCTTCTCGGCGCAGATCGCCAAGATCCGCGGAGCGCGCGTCATCGTCAGCGGGCTGAGCATCGACGCGCGTCGTCTGGCAGCGGCGGAGGAAATCGGCTTCGACGCCGTCATCGACTCCGAGAAGCACTACCTCGTCGCCGTCGTCTTGGGGCGCACGGGCGGCGATGGCGCGTCGCTCGTCGTCGATGCCGCCGGAGGCAACGGCGCGATCGCCCAGGCGGTCGAGATGGTCCGGCGCAACGGGCAGATCACCAAGATCGCGTGGAACCGCGACCCGCTGGGCATCAGCCTCGATCCCATCGTCGCCAAGGCGGTGCGGCTCCAAGGAACCTACAGCCACACGTGGCAGACGTGGGAGAACGTCCTGTCGCTGCTCGAAACGGGCGCGGTCAACATGAAGGCGATGGTTACCCACATCCTGCCGATCACCGAGTGGGAGCACGCCTTCGAAGCCGCCGAAGAGCGCCACGCCGTCAAAGCCGTTCTGCATCCAGCCTGA
- a CDS encoding D-arabino 3-hexulose 6-phosphate aldehyde lyase: MPISRPYRVTEPITQVSLDLTTIDEAMSFARVAVAAGVDWLEAGTPLILGEGLHAVQALHDAFPNHPIIADLKTMDGGYLEAEMMAKAGASWVVVMGVSEPATIRAVVKAGAEYGIGVMGDIMAAADPVQCAVDMERLGVDVILVHTSYDARKEKPMSPLDHLEDVFNAVTIPIQAVGGLSVEQAITMPTLGAPLVVLGAPLVIDAHEFRPSDTDDELERILRSVVTRIKTQPIRRR, encoded by the coding sequence ATGCCCATCTCCCGACCCTACCGCGTCACGGAGCCGATCACGCAGGTATCGCTCGATCTGACGACCATCGACGAGGCGATGTCGTTCGCCCGCGTTGCCGTCGCCGCCGGAGTCGATTGGCTGGAAGCGGGGACGCCGCTCATCCTCGGCGAGGGGCTCCACGCGGTCCAAGCGCTCCACGACGCGTTCCCGAACCATCCGATCATCGCCGACCTCAAGACGATGGACGGCGGCTACCTCGAAGCGGAGATGATGGCGAAGGCGGGCGCGTCGTGGGTCGTCGTCATGGGCGTTTCGGAGCCGGCGACGATCCGCGCGGTCGTGAAGGCGGGAGCCGAATACGGCATCGGCGTCATGGGCGACATCATGGCGGCGGCGGACCCCGTGCAGTGCGCCGTTGACATGGAACGCCTCGGCGTCGACGTCATCCTCGTTCACACGAGCTACGACGCCCGCAAAGAGAAGCCGATGTCGCCGCTGGATCATCTGGAGGACGTGTTCAACGCCGTGACGATCCCGATCCAGGCGGTCGGCGGATTGAGCGTCGAGCAGGCGATCACGATGCCGACGCTGGGGGCTCCGCTCGTCGTCCTCGGCGCGCCGCTGGTCATCGACGCCCACGAGTTCCGGCCGTCCGACACGGACGACGAGCTCGAACGCATCCTTCGGAGCGTCGTCACGCGGATCAAGACCCAGCCGATTCGCCGCCGATAG
- a CDS encoding YicC family protein, which translates to MRSMTGFGRSVAATDAGTITVEMKAVNHRYCQVSLRLPPKLSAFEPQATSLIRQCADRGHISASVDYAATGSGRAATLAVDVDLARAYAQRAREVLRSVGVEDSIPAASVLTFPGVISTAEPERDAEALWKLLEKGLQGAWDEVVAMREREGDQLRREMTDRLASIGEIAVELRATVPDLVEHYRERLTKRIKDLTRDGHDVDESRVVLEAGLLADRSDVTEELTRLDSHMEQLRDCLNSPDAVGRQMDFLLQEMNREANTISSKVPNANAVALCVRMKTEIERLREQAQNVE; encoded by the coding sequence ATGCGCAGCATGACCGGTTTCGGACGGAGCGTCGCGGCGACGGACGCGGGCACGATCACGGTCGAGATGAAGGCGGTCAACCACCGTTACTGCCAAGTGTCGCTCCGACTGCCGCCCAAGCTGAGCGCGTTCGAGCCGCAGGCGACTTCCCTGATTCGACAGTGCGCGGACCGTGGACACATCTCGGCGTCTGTCGACTATGCGGCGACGGGTTCGGGACGGGCGGCGACCCTCGCGGTCGATGTCGATCTGGCGCGTGCTTACGCGCAGCGCGCTCGTGAAGTGCTTCGCAGCGTCGGCGTCGAGGACTCGATTCCCGCAGCGTCCGTGTTGACGTTCCCCGGCGTCATTTCGACGGCAGAACCGGAACGAGACGCGGAAGCCCTCTGGAAGCTGCTGGAAAAAGGTTTGCAGGGCGCGTGGGACGAGGTCGTCGCCATGCGCGAGCGCGAAGGCGACCAGCTCCGCCGCGAGATGACGGACCGGCTCGCGTCGATCGGCGAGATCGCGGTTGAGCTTCGGGCGACCGTTCCCGACCTCGTCGAGCACTACCGAGAGCGGCTGACCAAGCGCATCAAGGACCTGACCCGCGACGGACATGACGTCGACGAGTCGCGGGTGGTTCTCGAAGCCGGGCTCCTCGCCGACCGCTCCGACGTGACGGAAGAGCTCACGCGGCTCGACAGCCACATGGAGCAACTGCGCGATTGCTTGAACAGCCCGGATGCCGTCGGCCGGCAAATGGACTTTCTCCTTCAGGAGATGAACCGCGAGGCGAACACGATCTCGTCGAAAGTGCCGAATGCGAACGCGGTAGCGCTCTGCGTCCGCATGAAGACAGAGATCGAACGCTTGCGGGAACAGGCGCAGAACGTCGAGTAA
- a CDS encoding guanylate kinase yields the protein MADRSIDRPLLIVVSGPSGSGKTSVVEALRRKRDIRMSVSATTRLPRTGETDGESYHFLSVEEFRRRIAEDAFAEWAQYRDNYYGTLRSTVEEALAEGQDLLLEIDVQGASQIRARYRDAVLVFVLPPSRADLEARLTRRGTEDDEVRAKRLEAAAEEVQRADIYDYAIINRESGIDAAAETLAAIIEAERHRLTVEHDSTLKRWLND from the coding sequence ATGGCAGATCGTTCGATCGACCGTCCCTTGCTGATCGTGGTGTCGGGCCCCTCGGGCTCCGGCAAGACATCGGTCGTCGAGGCGTTGCGTCGGAAGCGCGACATCCGCATGTCGGTGTCTGCGACAACTCGGCTCCCGCGAACCGGTGAGACAGACGGCGAATCGTACCACTTCTTGAGCGTCGAGGAGTTCCGGCGGCGCATCGCCGAAGACGCGTTCGCCGAATGGGCCCAGTACCGAGACAACTACTACGGCACGCTGCGATCCACCGTCGAGGAAGCCCTCGCGGAGGGTCAGGACCTGCTGCTCGAAATCGACGTGCAGGGCGCGAGCCAGATCCGCGCGCGCTACCGAGACGCCGTTCTGGTGTTCGTTCTGCCTCCGAGCCGCGCCGACCTGGAGGCGAGGCTCACGCGGAGAGGAACCGAAGACGACGAGGTCCGAGCGAAGCGATTGGAAGCCGCTGCCGAGGAGGTCCAGCGGGCAGACATCTACGACTACGCTATCATCAACCGCGAATCAGGAATCGACGCAGCCGCCGAAACGCTGGCGGCGATCATTGAGGCGGAGCGGCATCGCCTGACCGTAGAACACGACTCCACGCTGAAACGCTGGCTGAACGACTGA
- the rpoZ gene encoding DNA-directed RNA polymerase subunit omega produces the protein MEELNDHDVDVDQTLAEAEALEEDAEEPAPPLPATRRYRPPATEFEILVEDVERRVTNKYLAVNIAARRARELNELELPFGDHARSARKPTTQALVELVEGRLDFEVIGVRPALGDTDADLEADAEEDVAAIFEEFEESADLDIDIGGDDYDDGDDT, from the coding sequence ATGGAAGAACTGAACGATCACGACGTCGACGTGGACCAGACCCTCGCGGAAGCCGAAGCTCTCGAAGAGGACGCCGAGGAGCCCGCTCCTCCGTTGCCCGCGACGAGACGCTATCGCCCGCCTGCTACCGAGTTCGAGATCCTCGTCGAGGACGTCGAGCGGCGCGTGACCAACAAGTACCTGGCGGTCAACATCGCCGCCCGAAGGGCCCGCGAGCTCAACGAGCTCGAACTCCCCTTCGGCGATCATGCCCGATCCGCTCGCAAGCCGACCACGCAGGCGCTTGTCGAACTCGTCGAAGGACGGCTCGACTTTGAGGTCATCGGCGTACGCCCCGCGTTGGGCGATACCGATGCCGACCTGGAAGCCGACGCCGAAGAGGACGTCGCCGCGATCTTCGAGGAGTTCGAAGAGTCCGCCGATCTCGATATCGACATCGGCGGCGATGACTACGACGACGGCGACGATACCTAG
- the coaBC gene encoding bifunctional phosphopantothenoylcysteine decarboxylase/phosphopantothenate--cysteine ligase CoaBC — protein sequence MPLEGVNILYGVTGSIAAYKAAELTSLLRKAGADVHVVMTPNASRFIAPLTLATLSRNPVHTDTFDISGWKPEHTTLADAAQLLVVAPATANAIAKFACGIADDLLSTLFLAARCPTLIAPAMNSAMYDHPAVVRNIRTLTERGAVFSGPDYGMLADGYEGRGRLRDVPELFREIEELWNQTAESTARDLAGRRVVVTAGPTREYLDPVRFISNRSSGKMGYALAEAAEKRGADVTLVSGPAHLDAPARVRRIDVGTAAEMLQAARQAAENADIVIFAAAVADYTPETVSDAKIKKSDDALTLRLVQTTDISADIGGEKGNRVLVGFAAETNDGIANATRKLREKNLDLIVLNDVTQPGAGFDADTNIVTFIDGESEPKSLPMLPKSQVAHRILDAVARLLEARR from the coding sequence ATGCCACTCGAAGGCGTCAACATCCTGTATGGCGTGACGGGGAGCATCGCGGCGTACAAAGCGGCGGAGCTCACCAGCCTGCTGCGGAAAGCCGGCGCGGACGTCCACGTCGTCATGACGCCCAACGCGTCGCGGTTCATCGCCCCCCTGACGCTCGCCACGCTCTCGCGGAACCCCGTCCACACGGACACGTTCGACATCTCCGGCTGGAAGCCCGAGCACACCACGCTCGCCGATGCGGCGCAGCTCCTGGTCGTGGCGCCAGCCACCGCGAACGCCATCGCCAAGTTCGCGTGCGGCATCGCGGACGACCTGCTCTCGACCCTATTCCTCGCCGCCCGCTGCCCGACGCTCATCGCCCCTGCGATGAACTCCGCGATGTACGATCATCCGGCAGTCGTCCGGAACATTCGGACGCTGACGGAGCGTGGCGCAGTCTTCTCGGGACCGGACTACGGCATGCTCGCCGACGGCTACGAGGGACGCGGCAGGCTCCGCGATGTGCCCGAGCTCTTCCGCGAGATCGAGGAGCTCTGGAACCAGACGGCGGAATCGACCGCGCGTGACCTCGCCGGACGGCGCGTCGTCGTCACGGCGGGACCGACCCGCGAGTACCTCGATCCGGTGCGGTTCATCAGCAACCGCTCGTCCGGCAAGATGGGCTACGCCCTCGCCGAAGCCGCCGAAAAGCGCGGCGCGGACGTCACACTGGTCAGCGGACCTGCGCATCTCGACGCCCCGGCGCGCGTACGCCGGATCGACGTGGGAACCGCCGCCGAGATGCTCCAAGCGGCGAGACAGGCAGCAGAGAACGCGGACATCGTCATCTTCGCCGCCGCCGTCGCCGATTACACGCCGGAGACCGTCTCCGACGCGAAGATCAAGAAGTCAGACGATGCGCTGACGTTGCGCCTCGTCCAAACGACCGACATCTCCGCTGATATCGGCGGCGAGAAAGGGAACCGCGTCCTGGTCGGTTTCGCCGCCGAGACGAACGACGGGATCGCCAACGCGACGCGGAAGCTCCGCGAGAAGAACCTCGACCTGATCGTTCTGAACGACGTGACCCAGCCAGGAGCCGGTTTCGACGCCGACACGAACATCGTCACGTTCATCGACGGCGAGTCGGAGCCGAAATCCCTGCCGATGCTGCCCAAGTCGCAGGTCGCGCATCGCATCCTCGACGCCGTCGCACGTCTCCTGGAGGCTCGGCGCTGA